The following is a genomic window from Candidatus Bathyarchaeota archaeon.
TTTCTAATGGCTATTGCTGGCGCAGTGCCCATAGGATTTGGTAGAGGCTCTGCCATTTTGGGGATTTTCGCCATTTTAACTCTTGCCGGGGTCAACTCGAACGTTTCGTGACCCATCTCCTCTGCATACTCGACATATTTTCCTTTAACCATCTCCAACGCTTTCTCGTTTATTTCGAGTTGAGAGCAAAAGGCTTCAGCGATCCCTTCTTGCGTCTTATCGTCAAATGTAGGTCCTAACCCCCCAGTTGTGATTATAAAATTCGGATTTCGACGAACTGCTTCTCTCAAAGTTCCCGCGATTGTTTTGACCTCATCAGCAATAACAGTTATTCGACTGACAGAAAGTCCGAGGGATGTTATTCTTTTCGCCAACCATTGAGCGTTTGTGTTTAGTGTTTTTCCAATTAATAGTTCATTTCCTATAGAGACAATTTCTACATATGTAGCCATTTTCTTAGCTTCACTCCGTAAGTCAGGGGTGTGTGGAAGCTATAATTACAGTAAGAAAATAAAAGTCAATTGTCTAGGCTAAAGATTAAACGCTACACATACCTTTGTTTTTATTTCTTCTTACCGAGCCACCATTTCAAGTACTCTTTATGCGCTTTTTTGCGCTCTTCGCTATCCGACTGGAACCTTGGTCGCAATTGCTGTCTAAGCTCAATCAACTCCTGATGAGTAACTGAGAGCCCACAACTCTTGCACGCATAGCGTTTTGTCATGGAAATGTATTGCATTTCGCCGCCACATTCTGGGCAATAGGGCATCTACTTTTCTTCCTTTGACATAGAAGACTAATTCAAAGAGAAATAGCTTTTGGTTAATTGTCCACGAAAACACATCAAGTTATAAAATTAGTTAACCCTGCCTTCCTAGCAAGTTGGACAGCTTTTTTCCTTTCAGCTTCTGTTAAGCCTCTTCGTAGCTCAGGAATTTCATGCGCACGCCATTCAGGTCTATATTGAAACATAACATTTGTTCGTGTTGTGGATCCAAGGCTTTTAATTATCCATCTTAAAATCTCACTGAAGCAACAGTCTAGATGGCCGGGTAAGACTAGGAGTCGGATGAGGAGTTCGCCGTGTTCTTTTCCATACTTATGATTGCGAGTGCAAGCTTCCCAATAGTCTGGGGCATTAGATATATGTTTGGCACACTCGTTA
Proteins encoded in this region:
- a CDS encoding nicotinamide mononucleotide deamidase-related protein encodes the protein MATYVEIVSIGNELLIGKTLNTNAQWLAKRITSLGLSVSRITVIADEVKTIAGTLREAVRRNPNFIITTGGLGPTFDDKTQEGIAEAFCSQLEINEKALEMVKGKYVEYAEEMGHETFELTPARVKMAKIPKMAEPLPNPMGTAPAIAIRNNSVTVFALPGIPSEMRAIFENSLLPILEDAAGNLTFFETSLYVVGVLESEMAPLIDHVMHDNPYIYIKSHPMGAEKKPKIELHLSTMAEDAETAKKRVDRALIQLLEMVKAKSGKSKIAKPKKF